In Acidimicrobiia bacterium, a single genomic region encodes these proteins:
- a CDS encoding class I SAM-dependent methyltransferase, with the protein MDPVADHVGNIYWAEVDPDAVNNACAAALALVGCNKRVLELGAAAGHVTRSLVANGCRVVAIEVDAGSATFLHEVTERVIVGDLSDPAVVAAAIDDERFDVVLGGDVLEHLSDPLRVIRACRAALKPGGYVVLSVPNIAHADVKLQLLAGRFRYRETGLLDRTHLHFFTLESIQELVHDAGLVVVDLQRVIVPVFSSEQAVEPSTVSPALLAEVVAEAESETYQFVLRAVAHDGDVEIANLANRVVELGTALDRERARLVVAEAELESTRVGLNQATIALDQATIALEESAGCADCFEAQCQELAAHVVALQSTRGYRMLAPLRRLSGRR; encoded by the coding sequence GTGGATCCGGTGGCTGATCATGTCGGCAACATCTATTGGGCCGAGGTTGACCCGGACGCCGTCAATAACGCTTGCGCAGCAGCGCTGGCGTTGGTGGGCTGCAACAAGCGGGTGTTGGAACTAGGGGCCGCCGCCGGCCATGTGACCCGGTCATTGGTGGCCAACGGGTGTCGGGTGGTGGCCATTGAGGTTGATGCCGGGTCCGCCACGTTCCTTCATGAGGTAACCGAGCGGGTGATCGTGGGGGATCTCTCCGATCCCGCCGTAGTGGCCGCGGCTATCGACGATGAGCGTTTCGACGTGGTGTTGGGGGGCGACGTACTGGAGCACCTCTCCGATCCGCTGCGGGTAATCCGAGCCTGCCGGGCGGCCCTCAAACCCGGTGGCTACGTAGTGCTCTCCGTACCCAATATCGCCCATGCCGATGTGAAGCTCCAGTTGCTGGCGGGTCGGTTCCGGTATCGCGAGACGGGGCTACTGGATCGGACGCACCTGCACTTCTTCACGTTGGAATCCATCCAGGAACTGGTGCACGATGCGGGCCTGGTCGTGGTGGACCTCCAACGCGTGATCGTGCCGGTGTTCAGCAGCGAACAGGCCGTGGAGCCCTCCACCGTATCGCCGGCGCTTCTCGCGGAGGTGGTGGCCGAGGCCGAATCCGAGACGTACCAGTTCGTGCTTCGGGCGGTCGCCCATGATGGCGATGTCGAGATCGCCAACCTGGCCAACCGGGTGGTTGAGTTGGGGACGGCCCTTGATCGGGAGCGAGCCCGTTTGGTGGTAGCGGAGGCTGAGTTGGAGTCCACTCGTGTTGGGCTGAATCAAGCCACCATCGCGCTCGATCAAGCCACCATCGCGCTCGAGGAATCGGCCGGCTGCGCCGATTGCTTCGAGGCGCAGTGCCAAGAACTTGCCGCGCATGTCGTCGCGCTGCAATCCACCCGCGGCTACCGGATGCTGGCGCCGCTGCGTCGGCTTTCCGGCCGTCGCTAA
- a CDS encoding flippase-like domain-containing protein, translating into MACAYPIRSRLLRLAEERPARRARQRRRWHRVTTPAPFPQRTPARRASTILGVVLALVAGGFVAHTVVRDRRQLGDTLSGASPGWMAVAVVLAVVGMTAIAIPWRYAIRSVGEDLPLSQVIARYYVGEIGKYVPGGVWSILGRAELATRWGIPRPAAYGSVLLSLITLYLAAMTMVVMALPALWGSEDAAALVVVALLPVGLGALHPAVLQRTQALVERVIRHPVDFVIPAWGRSVSLVFRYVPAWVAIGGATWAVARALDPQAPLLQVAAAAVLSWVVGFVLVPVPGGLGVREAVFVAAAGSLDPGVAAAVALAARLVFVLVDAVGAVIGSLALRRSAVH; encoded by the coding sequence ATGGCCTGTGCCTACCCCATCCGCTCCAGGCTCCTGCGGCTCGCTGAGGAGCGTCCGGCGCGCCGGGCGCGCCAGCGGCGAAGATGGCATCGCGTGACCACCCCTGCTCCTTTTCCTCAACGCACCCCGGCGCGGCGGGCCTCGACCATCCTCGGGGTGGTGCTCGCGCTGGTGGCGGGAGGATTCGTGGCCCACACGGTGGTGCGGGATCGACGCCAACTCGGCGATACGCTATCGGGGGCATCGCCGGGATGGATGGCCGTTGCGGTCGTGCTCGCGGTGGTGGGGATGACCGCCATCGCCATCCCGTGGCGCTACGCCATTCGGAGCGTCGGCGAGGACCTGCCGCTATCCCAGGTGATCGCCCGCTACTACGTGGGCGAGATCGGTAAGTACGTGCCGGGTGGGGTGTGGTCGATTTTGGGTCGCGCCGAACTGGCCACCCGCTGGGGGATCCCTCGTCCGGCCGCTTACGGAAGCGTGTTGTTGTCGCTCATCACCTTGTACCTGGCGGCGATGACCATGGTGGTGATGGCCCTACCCGCGTTGTGGGGCAGCGAGGATGCTGCGGCACTGGTCGTGGTGGCCTTGCTCCCAGTGGGCCTCGGCGCGTTGCACCCGGCGGTCCTGCAGCGAACGCAGGCCCTGGTGGAGCGCGTCATCCGCCACCCGGTGGATTTTGTCATCCCGGCGTGGGGTAGATCGGTGTCCCTGGTGTTTCGCTACGTGCCGGCCTGGGTGGCGATTGGCGGGGCCACCTGGGCGGTGGCGCGGGCCCTCGATCCGCAAGCGCCGTTGCTGCAGGTGGCGGCGGCGGCGGTACTGTCGTGGGTGGTTGGCTTCGTACTGGTGCCGGTGCCCGGAGGTCTCGGGGTACGGGAAGCGGTATTCGTGGCGGCGGCGGGATCGCTTGACCCGGGGGTGGCCGCCGCGGTGGCGTTGGCCGCACGACTGGTGTTCGTACTGGTGGATGCGGTGGGTGCCGTGATCGGTTCGCTGGCGTTACGGCGCTCAGCCGTGCACTGA